A genome region from Brassica oleracea var. oleracea cultivar TO1000 chromosome C2, BOL, whole genome shotgun sequence includes the following:
- the LOC106322487 gene encoding phosphoinositide phospholipase C 4: MGSYRMCLVFTRKFRVTEPDPVDDVRHVFQKYAEGEAHMTPEQLQKLMADESGGGGSSLEDAERIVDEVLRRKHHIAKFTRRNLTIEDFNYLLFSTELNPPIGDKVHQNMDAPLSHYFIFTGHNSYLTGNQLSSNCSDLPIADALRRGVRVVELDLWPRGNDDVCVNHGRTLTKPVKLGKCLESIKANAFATSKYPVIITLEDHLTPKLQSKVAKMITQTFGDMLYYHDSESCKEFPSPEELKGKILISTKPPKEYLEANDAKEKDNGEKGKDSDEDVWGKEPEELISTRSELEKVATNISYNSQDDEDRGSRDFDASCPLQAPEYKRLIAIHAGKPKGGLRMALKVDPNKIRRLSLSEQLLEKAVASYGADVIRFTQKNFLRIYPKGTRFNSSNYKPQVGWMSGAQMIAFNMQGYGRALWLMQGMFRANGGCGYVKKPDFLMSVGPNGQVFDPNENSSPKKTLKVKVLMGDGWHLDFKKTHFDLYSPPDFYVRVGIAGAPADETMEKTEVKYDTWTPIWNQEFTFKLTVPELALLRVEVHEYDANEKDDFGGQTCLPVSELRQGIRAVPLFNRKGVKYSCTRLLMRFDFV, translated from the exons ATGGGTAGTTACAGAATGTGTCTCGTCTTCACGAGGAAGTTCAGAGTCACCGAGCCAGATCCTGTCGATGACGTCAGACACGTCTTCCAGAAATACGCAGAAGGCGAGGCTCACATGACGCCGGAGCAGCTACAGAAGCTCATGGCGGATGAATCAGGAGGAGGAGGATCGAGTCTCGAGGATGCTGAGAGAATCGTCGACGAGGTGCTTCGACGTAAGCACCACATTGCAAAGTTCACCAGACGTAACCTCACCATCGAGGATTTCAACTATCTTCTCTTCTCCACTGAACTCAATCCTCCCATCGGCGATAAG GTCCATCAGAACATGGATGCTCCTTTGTCTCATTACTTTATATTCACAGGCCACAACTCCTACTTAACCGGAAACCAGCTCAGCAGCAATTGCAGTGATCTTCCCATTGCAGATGCATTGAGACGAGGTGTGAGGGTGGTTGAGTTGGATCTATGGCCACGTGGTAACGATGATGTCTGTGTTAACCATGGAAG GACCTTGACCAAACCAGTGAAACTTGGGAAATGTTTGGAATCTATTAAAGCTAATGCATTTGCTACTTCAAAGTATCCTGTCATTATTACTCTTGAAGATCATCTCACTCCTAAACTTCAATCTAAAGTAGCCAAA ATGATAACTCAAACGTTTGGAGATATGTTGTATTACCATGACTCTGAAAGCTGCAAAGAGTTTCCTTCACCAGAAGAGTTAAAGGGAAAGATTCTAATATCGACAAAACCACCAAAGGAGTACTTAGAAGCTAACGATGCCAAGGAGAAAGATAATGGAGAGAAAGGCAAAGATTCAGATGAGGATGTATGGGGCAAGGAGCCAGAAGAACTTATTTCCACGCGGTCTGAACTCGAGAAG GTCGCAACTAATATAAGTTATAATAGTCAAGATGATGAGGATAGAGGTTCTCGTGATTTTGATGCGTCATGCCCATTACAAGCACCAGAATACAAGCGCCTTATTGCCATCCATGCCGGGAAGCCAAAGGGCGGTTTAAGGATGGCTTTGAAGGTTGATCCAAACAAAATCAGGAGGCTTAGCTTGAGTGAACAATTACTTGAGAAAGCTGTTGCATCATATGGTGCTGATGTAATAAG ATTCACACAGAAGAATTTTCTGAGGATATACCCAAAAGGCACAAGGTTTAACTCTTCAAACTATAAACCACAGGTTGGTTGGATGAGTGGAGCTCAAATGATTGCATTCAACATGCAG GGGTATGGAAGAGCATTGTGGCTGATGCAAGGAATGTTTCGAGCGAATGGAGGTTGTGGTTATGTCAAGAAACCAGATTTTCTAATGAGTGTAGGTCCTAATGGACAAGTTTTTGATCCCAACGAGAACTCCTCTCCAAAGAAAACATTAAAG GTGAAAGTCCTTATGGGAGATGGATGGCACCTTGACTTCAAAAAAACTCACTTTGATCTTTACTCTCCTCCAGACTTCTACGTTAGA GTGGGTATTGCTGGAGCACCTGCTGATGAGACCATGGAGAAAACAGAAGTAAAGTATGATACGTGGACACCCATATGGAACCAGGAGTTCACATTCAAGCTAACTGTTCCTGAACTTGCTCTGCTCCGTGTTGAAGTGCATGAGTATGATGCAAATGAAAAAGATGACTTTGGAGGTCAGACTTGTTTACCAGTGTCCGAGTTAAGACAAGGCATACGAGCTGTTCCACTCTTCAACCGAAAGGGAGTGAAATACAGCTGCACACGGCTTCTTATGCGCTTCGACTTTGTCTGA
- the LOC106324866 gene encoding U-box domain-containing protein 4-like, with protein sequence MENRTGLTYMNRKLSGLSVTDDSSSAFSDCNSDRSGEFPPSSSENRRLFLYRAAENPDDLIRYLVSHLDSSSSSIDEQKQAAMEIRLLTKDKPENRIKLARAGAIKPLISLVSSSDPQLQEHGVTAVLNLSLCDENKELIASSGAIKPLVRVLKSGTPTAKENAACALLRLSQIEDNKIAIGRSGAIPHLVNLLETGGFRGKKDAATALYSLCSAKENKTRAVESGVMKPLVELMADFDSNMVDKSAYVMNLLMSAPESKPAVVEEGGVPVLVEIVEVGTQRQKEMGVSILLQLCEESVVYRTMVAREGAIAPVVALSQSSKSRAKLKAEALIELLRQPRQQQQQQQRLDSNRS encoded by the coding sequence ATGGAGAATCGTACCGGTTTAACCTACATGAACCGGAAATTAAGCGGTTTAAGCGTAACCGACGATTCCTCTTCCGCGTTCAGCGACTGTAACAGCGACAGATCCGGCGAGTTTCCACCGTCTTCCTCCGAGAACCGCCGTCTCTTCCTCTACCGCGCAGCTGAGAATCCCGACGATTTGATCCGTTACCTCGTATCGCATCTCGACTCTTCCTCCTCCTCCATCGACGAGCAGAAGCAAGCCGCCATGGAGATCAGGCTCTTAACCAAAGACAAACCGGAGAACCGGATCAAACTCGCCAGAGCCGGCGCGATCAAACCGTTGATCTCTCTCGTCTCTTCCTCCGATCCTCAGCTTCAGGAGCACGGCGTCACCGCTGTGCTGAACCTCTCCCTCTGCGACGAGAACAAGGAGCTGATCGCTTCCTCCGGCGCGATTAAACCGCTCGTTAGGGTTTTGAAATCGGGAACGCCGACGGCGAAAGAGAACGCCGCCTGCGCTCTCCTCCGCCTATCGCAGATCGAAGACAACAAGATCGCGATCGGGAGATCCGGAGCGATTCCTCACTTGGTGAACCTTCTGGAAACCGGCGGGTTCAGGGGGAAGAAGGACGCGGCGACGGCTCTTTACTCGCTCTGCTCGGCCAAGGAGAACAAGACCAGGGCCGTGGAATCGGGAGTTATGAAGCCGCTCGTGGAGCTGATGGCGGATTTCGATTCGAACATGGTGGATAAATCGGCGTACGTGATGAATCTGCTGATGTCGGCGCCGGAGTCGAAGCCGGCGGTGGTGGAGGAAGGAGGAGTTCCGGTGCTTGTGGAGATAGTGGAGGTGGGAACGCAGAGGCAGAAGGAGATGGGCGTGTCGATATTGCTGCAGCTTTGTGAGGAGAGTGTGGTGTATCGAACCATGGTGGCGCGAGAAGGTGCGATTGCTCCTGTGGTGGCTTTGTCGCAGAGTAGTAAGAGTCGAGCTAAGCTAAAGGCGGAGGCGTTGATTGAGCTTCTAAGACAACCAAGACAACAACAACAACAACAACAACGGTTAGATTCTAACAGAAGCTAG
- the LOC106323354 gene encoding uncharacterized protein LOC106323354 — MLLKEVLPNAQEVIDSEVDDKYVWFPEADRGNGSFSASNTWRALHPYLIEMFWHKVVWFNGRIPKHAFMTWVAARDRMVTRDRLIGWGLTVPSTCVLCVGHDESRQHLFFDCHFSNKVWSYFLSRLHLAPPTGFEAVLRWLKAPSRDKNVVLIIRLIFQVVLYVIWKERNQRIHTTVEKPSDTLIAEIQQTIRLRLDPLARR, encoded by the coding sequence ATGTTACTAAAAGAGGTGTTACCAAACGCTCAGGAGGTGATAGATTCTGAAGTTGATGACAAGTACGTATGGTTTCCGGAGGCTGATCGGGGTAATGGTAGCTTCTCAGCAAGCAATACGTGGAGAGCTCTTCACCCCTATCTAATAGAAATGTTTTGGCATAAAGTTGTGTGGTTTAATGGAAGAATCCCCAAGCATGCCTTTATGACATGGGTGGCGGCTCGAGACAGAATGGTTACAAGAGATAGGCTTATTGGTTGGGGGCTGACGGTTCCATCCACTTGCGTTCTCTGCGTGGGACACGATGAGAGTCGACAACATCTATTCTTTGATTGTCACTTTAGTAACAAGGTCTGGTCTTACTTTCTTTCTCGGCTGCACCTAGCTCCTCCGACGGGTTTTGAAGCTGTGTTGAGATGGCTTAAAGCTCCCTCGAGAGATAAGAATGTGGTTCTCATTATTAGACTCATTTTTCAAGTTGTGCTGTATGTGATTTGGAAAGAGAGGAACCAAAGGATTCACACAACAGTGGAAAAGCCTTCAGACACTCTGATTGCAGAGATTCAGCAGACGATTCGGCTCAGATTGGACCCGTTGGCTCGAAGGTAG